Proteins from a single region of Centropristis striata isolate RG_2023a ecotype Rhode Island chromosome 9, C.striata_1.0, whole genome shotgun sequence:
- the LOC131977824 gene encoding chymotrypsin-like elastase family member 3B: MVKILALLLLQVAYVFGCGAPAFQPLTNRVVNGEDARPNSWPWQISLQVKHGSRFHHTCGGTLVGPRWVLTAGHCIWPGDVYRVVLGEHDQSQQEGTEQIIEIMRIIVHPNWDIDMVADGNDLALLKLDKAPIMTDSIEVACLPEAGEILAHGKECYITGWGNLYTHGPMPDKLQQAMLPVVEHSVCSRSDWWGMNAKTTMVCAGGDEVSGCNGDSGGPLNCLGQDGRWYVHGVTSFVSSRVCNEVKKPTVFTRISAFTEWLNDVMLQY, encoded by the exons ATGGTGAAGATACTGGCCCTCCTGCTGCTTCAAGTAGCATACG TTTTTGGATGTGGTGCACCTGCCTTCCAGCCTCTTACCAACAGGGTGGTGAATGGAGAGGATGCTCGCCCCAATAGCTGGCCTTGGCAG atcTCCCTGCAGGTGAAGCACGGCAGCCGTTTCCATCACACTTGTGGAGGCACTCTGGTTGGACCTCGTTGGGTGCTGACTGCTGGACACTGCATCTG GCCAGGAGATGTGTACCGTGTGGTGTTGGGAGAGCACGACCAGAGCCAGCAGGAGGGAACGGAGCAGATCATCGAAATTATGAGAATCATTGTTCACCCCAACTGGGACATTGACATGGTGGCTGATGG CAATGATCTGGCCCTGCTGAAACTGGATAAGGCCCCCATTATGACTGACAGCATTGAAGTGGCTTGTCTTCCAGAGGCCGGAGAGATCCTCGCCCACGGGAAAGAGTGTTACATCACCGGCTGGGGCAACCTTTACA ccCACGGCCCCATGCCTGATAAGCTGCAGCAGGCCATGCTGCCTGTGGTGGAGCACAGCGTGTGCAGCCGCAGCGACTGGTGGGGCATGAACGCCAAGACCACCATGGTCTGTGCAGGAGGAGACGAAGTGTCTGGATGCAAT GGAGACTCTGGCGGTCCTCTCAACTGTTTGGGTCAGGACGGCAGGTGGTATGTTCACGGTGTGACCAGCTTCGTTTCCTCTCGCGTCTGCAATGAAGTGAAGAAACCAACTGTGTTTACTCGCATCTCTGCCTTCACCGAATGGCTCAATGAT GTCATGCTGCAATACTGA